One window from the genome of Paramormyrops kingsleyae isolate MSU_618 chromosome 3, PKINGS_0.4, whole genome shotgun sequence encodes:
- the dlk2 gene encoding protein delta homolog 2 isoform X1 yields the protein MDANFSLNLLLCLLCLPIQLCTGQEADCPCNMSHGRCDESGVCRCDPGWEGPQCEDCVRKPGCVHGSCHQPWQCTCDSGWAGRFCDKDIYVCTNEKPCQNGGTCFTDDMGEYACSCPEGFRGRNCELKMGPCEKTRSPCKNGGLCEDDRGYAAQLMCRCLAGFSGPRCEVDVDDCVLQPCANGATCLDGVNRFSCLCPPGYTGRFCTVNVDDCASRPCANGGRCLDRVATFHCHCPPGFAGKTCEMLLRNLNAEANTPSWTSHGWAGTEGGVTPPRPHLTAASNASNWATADGGQRLLKISVKEVVTQRGVALTEVQLITLLVLGGMTVAVVGMTAVLVLRGHWRDRSTRYSPPPGRLMPAERECNISFLHSPTLRLEKKQLNTDVI from the exons ATGGATGCCAACTTCAGCCTGAACCTGCTCCTCTGCCTCCTCTGTCTGCCCATCCAGCTGTGCACCGGACAAG AGGCAGACTGTCCCTGCAACATGAGCCACGGACGGTGTGACGAAAGCGGCGTGTGCAG ATGTGATCCGGGCTGGGAGGGACCGCAGTGTGAGGACTGCGTGCGCAAGCCAGGCTGTGTCCACGGCTCCTGCCACCAGCCCTGGCAGTGCACATGTGACAGTGGCTGGGCTGGACGTTTCTGCGACAAAG atatctatGTGTGCACCAATGAGAAGCCCTGTCAGAATGGAGGCACATGTTTCACCGACGACATGGGGGAGTATGCCTGCTCCTGTCCTGAGGGCTTTCGGGGCAGGAACTGTGAGCTGAAGATGGGCCCATGTGAGAAGACCAG GTCTCCCTGTAAGAACGGCGGCTTGTGCGAAGATGACCGAGGGTACGCCGCCCAGCTCATGTGCCGCTGCCTAGCCGGGTTCTCGGGGCCCCGCTGTGAGGTGGATGTGGACGACTGCGTACTGCAGCCCTGTGCCAACGGCGCCACCTGCCTGGACGGCGTCAACCGCTTCTCGTGCCTGTGCCCCCCTGGTTACACCGGTCGCTTCTGCACCGTCAATGTGGACGACTGCGCCAGCCGGCCCTGTGCCAATGGGGGTCGCTGCCTGGACCGAGTTGCCACTTTCCACTGTCACTGCCCCCCAGGTTTTGCAGGCAAGACTTGCGAGATGCTCCTGCGGAATCTCAATGCTGAGGCAAACACACCCAGCTGGACCTCCCACGGGTGGGCCGGGACTGAGGGTGGGGTGACCCCACCCAGGCCCCACCTCACCGCTGCCAGCAATGCCTCCAACTGGGCCACGGCTGACGGTGGGCAGCGGCTGCTGAAGATTTCGGTGAAGGAAGTGGTGACCCAGAGGGGTGTGGCTCTCACAGAGGTGCAGCTCATCACCTTGTTGGTGCTGGGGGGCATGACTGTGGCAGTGGTGGGCATGACGGCCGTGCTAGTGCTCAGGGGCCACTGGAGGGACCGCTCCACCCGCTATAGCCCGCCCCCTGGCCGCCTTATGCCCGCAGAGCGGGAGTGTAACATCAGCTTCCTGCACAGCCCAACACTGCGGCTGGAGAAGAAACAGCTAAACACAGACGTGATTTAG
- the dlk2 gene encoding protein delta homolog 2 isoform X2, whose translation MSHGRCDESGVCRCDPGWEGPQCEDCVRKPGCVHGSCHQPWQCTCDSGWAGRFCDKDIYVCTNEKPCQNGGTCFTDDMGEYACSCPEGFRGRNCELKMGPCEKTRSPCKNGGLCEDDRGYAAQLMCRCLAGFSGPRCEVDVDDCVLQPCANGATCLDGVNRFSCLCPPGYTGRFCTVNVDDCASRPCANGGRCLDRVATFHCHCPPGFAGKTCEMLLRNLNAEANTPSWTSHGWAGTEGGVTPPRPHLTAASNASNWATADGGQRLLKISVKEVVTQRGVALTEVQLITLLVLGGMTVAVVGMTAVLVLRGHWRDRSTRYSPPPGRLMPAERECNISFLHSPTLRLEKKQLNTDVI comes from the exons ATGAGCCACGGACGGTGTGACGAAAGCGGCGTGTGCAG ATGTGATCCGGGCTGGGAGGGACCGCAGTGTGAGGACTGCGTGCGCAAGCCAGGCTGTGTCCACGGCTCCTGCCACCAGCCCTGGCAGTGCACATGTGACAGTGGCTGGGCTGGACGTTTCTGCGACAAAG atatctatGTGTGCACCAATGAGAAGCCCTGTCAGAATGGAGGCACATGTTTCACCGACGACATGGGGGAGTATGCCTGCTCCTGTCCTGAGGGCTTTCGGGGCAGGAACTGTGAGCTGAAGATGGGCCCATGTGAGAAGACCAG GTCTCCCTGTAAGAACGGCGGCTTGTGCGAAGATGACCGAGGGTACGCCGCCCAGCTCATGTGCCGCTGCCTAGCCGGGTTCTCGGGGCCCCGCTGTGAGGTGGATGTGGACGACTGCGTACTGCAGCCCTGTGCCAACGGCGCCACCTGCCTGGACGGCGTCAACCGCTTCTCGTGCCTGTGCCCCCCTGGTTACACCGGTCGCTTCTGCACCGTCAATGTGGACGACTGCGCCAGCCGGCCCTGTGCCAATGGGGGTCGCTGCCTGGACCGAGTTGCCACTTTCCACTGTCACTGCCCCCCAGGTTTTGCAGGCAAGACTTGCGAGATGCTCCTGCGGAATCTCAATGCTGAGGCAAACACACCCAGCTGGACCTCCCACGGGTGGGCCGGGACTGAGGGTGGGGTGACCCCACCCAGGCCCCACCTCACCGCTGCCAGCAATGCCTCCAACTGGGCCACGGCTGACGGTGGGCAGCGGCTGCTGAAGATTTCGGTGAAGGAAGTGGTGACCCAGAGGGGTGTGGCTCTCACAGAGGTGCAGCTCATCACCTTGTTGGTGCTGGGGGGCATGACTGTGGCAGTGGTGGGCATGACGGCCGTGCTAGTGCTCAGGGGCCACTGGAGGGACCGCTCCACCCGCTATAGCCCGCCCCCTGGCCGCCTTATGCCCGCAGAGCGGGAGTGTAACATCAGCTTCCTGCACAGCCCAACACTGCGGCTGGAGAAGAAACAGCTAAACACAGACGTGATTTAG